Proteins co-encoded in one Pirellulales bacterium genomic window:
- the dnaB gene encoding replicative DNA helicase, whose product MATVERNGDSKSPRKTSISAEILDRQPPHNLDAERGVLGSILLLPQVCDDVALMLRAGDFYDDANRMLYEHMLALHDAGRRIDKTLLIERLRTAGQFDLIGGMGYLIKVLDSVPHAANATFYAQIVRDKSTLRSLIHSSTDILRDVYEEAHDARDLLNRAEEKIFAILGERANTQAVAIHDILKLAMERLDRRMKHEHVEGGVETGFRDLDALIGGLHNSELTILAARPSMGKTALALNIAEYCALKAGVPTLFVSLEMSAMELADRLLCSASRVNGHKLRNGTITGEDRRKLLETAGELSEAPLMIDDSPSRNMTEISATARRLKRQNKLGLIAIDYLQLIEPDNPKDSRQEQVARIARRLKGAARELNVPVLCLAQLNRQAEAAKENRPRLSHLRESGAIEQDADVVMFVHRDEYYETNDEDRARVAGEADVIVAKQRNGPTGDVKLVWKGEYTRFENLAHKPHDEFAPFE is encoded by the coding sequence ATGGCAACCGTCGAGCGAAACGGCGACTCCAAATCGCCGCGCAAAACGTCGATCTCGGCCGAAATTCTCGACCGGCAGCCGCCCCACAATCTCGACGCCGAACGCGGCGTGTTAGGCAGCATTCTGCTGTTGCCCCAAGTCTGCGACGACGTGGCCCTCATGCTGCGCGCGGGCGATTTCTACGACGACGCCAATCGCATGCTCTACGAGCACATGCTGGCCCTGCACGATGCCGGCCGCCGGATCGACAAAACGCTCCTCATCGAGCGACTCCGCACGGCGGGCCAGTTCGATCTGATCGGCGGTATGGGGTATCTGATCAAAGTGCTCGATTCGGTTCCCCACGCCGCAAATGCCACCTTCTACGCTCAAATCGTCCGCGATAAATCGACGTTGCGTTCGCTGATCCATTCCAGCACCGATATCCTTCGCGACGTGTACGAAGAAGCCCACGATGCCCGCGATCTTTTGAATCGGGCCGAGGAAAAAATCTTCGCGATTCTCGGCGAACGGGCCAACACCCAGGCCGTCGCGATTCACGATATCTTGAAGCTGGCGATGGAGCGGTTGGATCGCCGCATGAAACACGAGCACGTCGAAGGAGGCGTCGAAACGGGCTTTCGCGATCTCGACGCCCTGATCGGCGGGCTGCACAATTCGGAGCTCACGATCCTTGCCGCTCGGCCGAGCATGGGCAAGACGGCGCTGGCGCTCAATATCGCCGAATATTGCGCGCTCAAGGCCGGCGTGCCGACGCTTTTCGTCAGCCTGGAAATGTCGGCGATGGAATTGGCCGACCGGTTGCTTTGCTCGGCGTCGCGCGTCAATGGCCATAAGCTTCGCAACGGTACGATCACGGGCGAGGATCGCCGCAAGCTCTTGGAAACGGCCGGCGAGCTGAGCGAAGCGCCCCTGATGATCGACGACAGCCCAAGCCGCAACATGACGGAAATTTCCGCCACGGCTCGGCGGCTCAAGCGGCAAAACAAGCTCGGCCTGATCGCCATCGACTATCTGCAATTGATCGAGCCCGACAACCCGAAAGATTCGCGGCAGGAGCAAGTGGCGCGGATCGCGCGGCGGCTAAAGGGTGCGGCCCGCGAGTTGAACGTGCCGGTGTTGTGCCTCGCCCAGTTGAACCGCCAAGCCGAAGCCGCGAAGGAAAACCGGCCAAGGTTGAGCCATTTGCGCGAATCGGGCGCGATCGAGCAGGATGCCGACGTGGTGATGTTCGTGCATCGCGATGAGTATTACGAAACGAACGACGAAGACCGGGCCCGCGTGGCCGGCGAAGCCGATGTGATCGTGGCCAAGCAGCGCAACGGACCGACCGGCGATGTGAAGCTGGTTTGGAAGGGCGAATACACGCGCTTCGAGAACTTGGCCCACAAGCCGCACGACGAATTCGCCCCCTTCGAATAA
- the ssb gene encoding single-stranded DNA-binding protein, which translates to MASFNRVILVGNLTRDPELRYIPSGTAVCEVGLAVNDRRKSASGEWIEETTFVDVTLWSRTAEVASEYLSKGASVLIEGRLKLDTWEKDGKKNSKLRVVGEKMQMLGGKGGSGGGRGGAARGGAAQGGPSYDESEAGFSGESFDDSHGSPPPSKRESVGHGTPAPNDDLPF; encoded by the coding sequence ATGGCTAGTTTCAACCGCGTTATTTTGGTCGGCAATCTGACCCGCGATCCGGAATTGCGTTACATTCCCAGCGGCACCGCTGTCTGCGAAGTCGGCCTTGCGGTCAACGATCGCCGCAAGAGTGCCAGCGGCGAGTGGATCGAAGAGACCACGTTTGTCGATGTGACACTTTGGTCGCGCACCGCCGAAGTGGCCAGCGAATATCTCTCGAAGGGCGCTTCCGTATTGATCGAAGGCCGGCTGAAACTCGACACGTGGGAAAAAGACGGCAAGAAGAATTCCAAGCTGCGCGTGGTCGGCGAAAAGATGCAAATGCTCGGCGGCAAGGGGGGTTCGGGCGGTGGACGCGGCGGCGCTGCCCGTGGCGGTGCTGCGCAAGGCGGCCCATCCTACGATGAATCGGAAGCCGGCTTCAGCGGCGAATCGTTCGATGATTCGCATGGCAGCCCGCCTCCGTCCAAGCGCGAGTCGGTCGGACACGGCACGCCCGCGCCGAACGACGACCTCCCCTTTTAA
- the rpsF gene encoding 30S ribosomal protein S6 — protein MAANVYEAMFILDSNRYGRDPAGVSGQIPAMVQQLGGEVLANRLWEERRLAYPINGHRKGTYWLTYFKLDSTQMVQFRRQCQLNENIVRSLFLQVDPRIVDALVAHALTGGQSATAEQRRAAKPEAAPAEGEEETVGVDALADLEAEKSEI, from the coding sequence TTGGCTGCCAACGTTTACGAAGCGATGTTCATCCTCGATAGCAATCGTTACGGCCGTGATCCGGCGGGCGTGAGCGGTCAGATACCTGCAATGGTGCAGCAGTTGGGGGGCGAAGTGCTTGCCAACCGCCTCTGGGAAGAGCGCCGGCTTGCCTATCCGATCAATGGCCATCGCAAGGGCACCTACTGGCTCACCTATTTCAAGCTCGACAGCACCCAGATGGTGCAATTCCGCCGGCAATGCCAGTTGAATGAAAACATCGTTCGCTCGCTGTTCTTGCAGGTCGATCCGCGGATCGTCGATGCCCTCGTGGCCCACGCCCTGACCGGCGGTCAATCGGCGACGGCCGAGCAGCGGCGGGCGGCAAAGCCGGAAGCGGCCCCGGCTGAGGGAGAAGAAGAGACGGTCGGCGTCGATGCGCTCGCGGATTTAGAAGCTGAAAAGTCGGAAATCTGA
- the rplI gene encoding 50S ribosomal protein L9 — protein sequence MPNVSKHKTPPKAKRLGRGPHGGIELLLIQSVDHLGGQGDVVEVKRGYAMNYLLPQGLATIATDHHKRMVDKHRSKLLAIQNQRLASLRTMAEDLGRQSITIEANANDEGHLYGSVGAPEIVKALKQHEITITADQVRLKGPLKELGLYTVAIHLGQEIEAELKVWVVPTVADHVPEPAAAAEKPSSEKPATATKPATAGKPAPAKPAAKK from the coding sequence ATGCCCAACGTTTCGAAGCACAAGACTCCCCCGAAGGCCAAGCGACTCGGCCGCGGCCCGCATGGCGGCATCGAATTGCTGTTGATCCAATCGGTCGATCACTTGGGTGGGCAGGGGGATGTCGTCGAAGTGAAACGCGGCTATGCGATGAACTACCTGCTGCCGCAGGGCTTGGCCACGATTGCCACCGACCACCATAAGCGGATGGTCGACAAGCATCGCTCGAAGCTGCTCGCCATTCAGAACCAACGGCTCGCCAGCCTTCGCACGATGGCCGAAGACTTGGGCCGCCAGAGCATCACGATCGAGGCCAACGCCAACGACGAAGGTCATTTGTACGGCTCGGTCGGAGCGCCGGAGATCGTGAAGGCGCTGAAGCAGCACGAGATCACGATCACCGCCGATCAGGTCCGCCTCAAGGGCCCGCTCAAAGAATTGGGCCTCTACACGGTGGCGATCCATTTGGGCCAAGAGATCGAAGCCGAATTGAAGGTGTGGGTGGTGCCGACCGTGGCCGATCATGTGCCCGAGCCCGCCGCGGCCGCGGAAAAACCGAGTTCTGAAAAGCCGGCCACCGCGACGAAGCCAGCCACCGCTGGAAAGCCAGCGCCTGCGAAACCGGCGGCCAAAAAATAA